From one Pseudoliparis swirei isolate HS2019 ecotype Mariana Trench chromosome 5, NWPU_hadal_v1, whole genome shotgun sequence genomic stretch:
- the LOC130193458 gene encoding deoxyribonuclease-2-alpha-like, whose product MTMARYRTMMELLFSVAILFQGCESDVRCRDGHGTEVDWYIVYKYPSGMDDLSYLYMDESTNGWKVNKKAINSTSGPLANTLKPLFDFYDRKTEGFGYMLYNDQPPQLPNQTKPQSVSQSYGHSKGVVMLDKQTGVWLSHSTPGFPVYQNKDFWPNSGNMNAQIFMCVTYSYKTFKEIALQLEYIHGYSYDSNISTTFHEELLCVAQRDCYPKQEPWFSVKTLTSMGGQSFSSYAKYTRFGDDLYSGLIVKFLEQNLYVKSWGKMRCPLPSTCTPEGHHVNNVVEVKLPKRKFFKSTVDHSKWCVTPDGNWTCIADMNREMSQMKRAGGAICTENVAVAKAFNKIVKLCDTYKPAPYNHDAHSHEL is encoded by the exons ATGACCATGGCTAGATAC CGAACAATGATGGAGTTGCTCTTCAGTGTTGCGATCCTTTTTCAAGGGTGTGAATCGGACGTGAGATGCAGGGATGGCCACGGAACGGAGGTGGACTG GTATATAGTATACAAATACCCCAGTGGGATGGATGATTTGTCATACCTGTACATGGATGAGAGCACCAACGGATGGAAAGTCAACAAAAAAGCAATCAACAGTACATCTGGTCCTCTGGCAAACACCCTGAAACCTCTTTTTGACTTCTACGACAGAAAG ACTGAAGGCTTTGGATACATGCTCTATAATGATCAACCTCCACAACTTCCAAATCAAACAAAACCTCAATCTGTTTCTCAATCATATGGCCACAGTAAAG GAGTTGTGATGTTGGACAAACAAACAGGAGTTTGGCTCTCACACAGTACACCAGGATTTCCCGTTTATCAGAACAAAGACTTCTGGCCAAACAGCGGAAATATGAATGCTCAAATTTTTATGTGTGTGACTTACTCCTATAAGACATTCAAAGAAATAG CATTGCAGCTGGAGTACATCCATGGTTACTCATACGACTCTAACATCTCGACAACCTTCCACGAGGAGCTGCTATGTGTTGCACAACGAGACTGCTACCCAAaacaagaaccctggtttagtGTGAAGACGCTGACTTCGATGGGTGGACAGTCGTTTTCCAGCTATGCAAAATACACTCGTTTTGGGGATG ATCTTTACTCCGGCCTTATTGTGAAGTTCTTGGAGCAGAATCTGTATGTCAAGAGCTGGGGGAAAATGCGATGCCCGCTGCCTTCTACCTGCACCCCTGAGGGTCATCATGTGAACAATGTGGTCGAAGTGAAGCTCCCGAAAAGGAAGTTCTTTAAGTCTACTGTAGATCACTCCAAGTGGTGTGTGACTCCTGATGGTAACTGGACCTGCATAGCTGATATGAACCGCGAAATGAGTCAGATGAAAAGGGCTGGAGGAGCAATATGCACTGAAAATGTTGCCGTTGCGAAGGCATTCAATAAAATTGTCAAATTATGTGACACATATAAACCTGCACCTTACAATCATGATGCTCATTCTCACGAGCTTTAA